The sequence below is a genomic window from Candidatus Poribacteria bacterium.
AGTGAAGTTCGCGTAATCTTTCTTCACCGGCTCTGACAAAATCTTGATTAATTTCAAACGCGATGAAATCTCGTCCATGCCGTTTACACACCGCTGGGCAGGTACCTACGCCTGCAAAGGGGTCTAAAACTATATCTCCAGGTGATGAACTTGCTAAGACAATCCGCTCAATTAACTGTTCGGGTTTCTGGATTGTATTAAGTGCCTCTCGACACACTAATTCTTTAGATTTATAGGTCAATTGCTTTATATCGCCCCAGACATTGCCGGGATTTTTCCCTTTTGTGTTGAATTTTGTTTTCCCGAATTTACCTCCCGTTACGGATGGCACACGTTCGCACCGAAGCCGATGCTCTAACTCAACAAGTTGCTTGACTCTAATAGCATCTAAGTTATAACAGCGCGGTTTCTTTCCCTTAATGAAATAGCAGATAATATCATAGTTATTGGTGTAATTAATACGTCCTTGCGCGAGTCGACTCGGTTGATACCACACGATCTTTGAACGAAGATTCAAAAATTGCCGGTAGTCTATAAAGTCGATGCAGTCGGGTTTCCCGAATAGGTAAAGTGCCCCACCCACCTTGAGTTTTGGCGTGAATTTTTCGATGAGTGAAAGATTAAATTCTTGGATTGAGGCAATCCTATCCCACGCCTCGTCTGTTACTCCATAAGGTCCATCGCACACAATTAGGTCGACAGAGTCATCTTCTATTTCTTTGATCAGGTGAAACGTATCACCACAGTAGATAGTGTTGCGTTTTAGCATAATATCAAAAAATTTCGATGCGTTCGGCGATATCCT
It includes:
- a CDS encoding DNA methyltransferase, with the protein product MLKRNTIYCGDTFHLIKEIEDDSVDLIVCDGPYGVTDEAWDRIASIQEFNLSLIEKFTPKLKVGGALYLFGKPDCIDFIDYRQFLNLRSKIVWYQPSRLAQGRINYTNNYDIICYFIKGKKPRCYNLDAIRVKQLVELEHRLRCERVPSVTGGKFGKTKFNTKGKNPGNVWGDIKQLTYKSKELVCREALNTIQKPEQLIERIVLASSSPGDIVLDPFAGVGTCPAVCKRHGRDFIAFEINQDFVRAGEERLRELHYNQQILEFNRE